The proteins below are encoded in one region of Brassica napus cultivar Da-Ae chromosome A6, Da-Ae, whole genome shotgun sequence:
- the LOC125610133 gene encoding coiled-coil-helix-coiled-coil-helix domain-containing protein 10, mitochondrial-like codes for MGRRSSGGRSAPRPRPAAARSPPPQTVNRAPPPAPAAQASGGGGMLSGIGSTIAQGMAFGTGSAVAHRAVDAVMGPRTIQHEGVETASASASAAPAAGGMFSSSCDLHAKAFQDCVSSYGSDISKCQFYMDMLSECRKNSASTIGA; via the exons ATGGGTCGCCGTAGCTCAGGAG GAAGATCTGCACCTCGTCCCCGTCCTGCTGCTGCACGTAGCCCTCCTCCTCAAACTG TAAACCGTGCACCTCCTCCAGCACCAGCAGCTCAGGCTAGCGGTGGTGGCGGCATGCTCTCAGGCATTGGTTCAACCATTGCTCAGG GTATGGCTTTTGGAACCGGAAGTGCTGTTGCGCATAGGGCTGTTGATGCTGTGATGGGCCCACGAACCATTCAGCATGAAGGTGTTGAGACTGCCTCTGCTTCTGCGTCTGCTGCTCCTGCTGCAGGCGGCATGTTCTCAAGCTCCTGTGATCTTCATGCTAAGGCTTTCCAAGAT TGTGTTAGCAGCTATGGAAGCGATATCAGCAAGTGTCAGTTCTACATGGACATGTTGTCTGAGTGCAGGAAGAACTCCGCTTCCACTATTGGTGCCTGA
- the LOC125610132 gene encoding leucine-rich repeat extensin-like protein 3 — MEKFSYNSYPDSTDSSPRSREIDFDNPPPWDDHNHHQQTQSYKVKFMCSYNGKIQPRPHDNQLTYVNGETKILSVDRGIRFPVLASKLSAVCDDGGGGGGDVLFKYQLPGEDLDALISVTNDDDLEHMMHEYDRLLRVSSKPARMRLFLFPSASSSGGFGSEGSTQSDRDRFVEALNTVRSRPESEKSVTAPPSNADFLFGSEKVVSSPPPPSQPPHEVKLPVPVALEPPLFNDPRVIQQEAVYRRKSEDSGGGYFSPTYAAQNPAPPQPTIPITNQQAPPVTFWQGSHNNNPGGVFPTTAPGLGLPEQPVYMIPSPSPTPHPASVYHAPPQQPQGVMRPVVTGQVNQGGYYPYREQHQPAYSMTQPPVGVAKGQQQQQQQPPPPFTSGPPPQPQYSAVPPPQQVVGLADTRAYTQVTYAGAMGKQVYYTEAPPPGPPQYHGIGLPVTGGMSGLRTGPDGKLVAMNMAPKVSSQNSDSAV; from the coding sequence ATGGAGAAGTTCTCCTACAACTCGTATCCCGATTCAACCGACTCGTCTCCGAGATCTCGCGAGATCGACTTCGACAACCCGCCGCCATGGGACGACCACAACCACCACCAGCAGACACAGAGCTACAAGGTGAAGTTCATGTGCAGCTACAACGGCAAGATTCAGCCTCGTCCTCACGATAACCAACTCACTTACGTAAACGGCGAAACCAAGATCCTCTCCGTAGATCGCGGCATCAGGTTCCCCGTCTTAGCTTCGAAACTCTCCGCCGTCTGCGAcgacggcggaggaggaggaggagacgtGTTGTTCAAGTATCAGCTTCCGGGAGAAGACCTAGACGCGTTGATCTCCGTCACCAACGATGATGATCTCGAGCACATGATGCACGAGTACGACCGCTTGCTTCGCGTGTCGTCTAAGCCAGCGAGGATGCGTCTCTTCCTCTTCCCCTCGGCTTCTTCCTCCGGAGGTTTTGGATCGGAGGGTTCGACTCAGTCGGATCGTGATCGCTTCGTTGAGGCGTTGAATACTGTTCGGAGCAGGCCTGAATCGGAGAAATCTGTAACCGCTCCTCCGAGTAACGcggattttttatttggatcgGAGAAAGTTGTGTCGTCTCCTCCGCCGCCGTCGCAGCCACCGCATGAGGTGAAGTTGCCGGTTCCGGTGGCGCTTGAACCTCCTCTGTTCAATGATCCGCGCGTGATTCAACAGGAAGCTGTGTATAGAAGGAAGAGCGAAGACTCCGGAGGAGGTTACTTCTCTCCGACGTACGCCGCTCAAAATCCAGCGCCGCCGCAGCCGACGATTCCTATAACTAATCAGCAAGCTCCTCCGGTGACGTTCTGGCAAGGGAGCCATAATAATAATCCAGGAGGCGTGTTTCCAACAACCGCGCCGGGGTTGGGATTACCGGAGCAGCCGGTGTACATGATTCCATCTCCATCTCCAACTCCACATCCAGCAAGTGTATACCACGCGCCTCCACAGCAACCGCAAGGGGTCATGAGACCGGTGGTTACAGGACAAGTAAACCAAGGCGGTTACTATCCTTACAGGGAACAGCACCAACCGGCGTACAGCATGACTCAGCCGCCTGTAGGAGTAGCAAAGggacagcaacaacaacaacaacaacctccTCCGCCTTTTACTTCCGGTCCTCCTCCTCAACCGCAATACTCAGCTGTTCCACCGCCACAGCAAGTCGTGGGATTAGCAGATACAAGGGCGTATACTCAGGTGACTTACGCGGGAGCAATGGGGAAACAAGTGTACTACACAGAAGCACCACCCCCAGGTCCTCCACAGTACCATGGGATTGGTTTACCTGTAACCGGTGGTATGAGCGGATTGAGAACCGGACCGGACGGGAAGCTTGTTGCTATGAACATGGCACCCAAGGTTTCATCACAGAACTCAGATTCTGCTGTGTGA
- the LOC125610134 gene encoding uncharacterized protein LOC125610134 — MKNGSLSLNRAVGESPHETSSSHVEKSYWLLRRALSTGNGEETRESPHFLLSPKKQGFATREAILVATPTILVATPIQSTIVHQIDDVVRSHRAEMDPAEERRHSKKQKDHCDMLGFVADSQYGVPRKCACGGRIIDEVRGKEDYDSLPGKRFFTCVNYEDDGLHYRHPWVVAVQEEIKTLSTRLDEAEEVMKGVWKLNKRIKDLEVSVSPCCSYLLHCTC, encoded by the exons atgaaaaatggatCTTTATCTCTGAACCGGGCCGTTGGAGAGAGCCCGCATGAAACGAGTTCAAGCCACGTGGAGAAGAGTTATTGGCTGTTGAGACGCGCGTTGTCCACGGGGAATGGAGAAGAAACGCGTGAATCTCCTCATTTCCTCCTCTCTCCAAAAAAGCAAGGGTTTGCGACTCGAGAGGCGATTCTTGTAGCGACGCCGACGATTCTTGTAGCGACGCCGATCCAGAGCACAATTGTCCATCAAATCGACGACGTAGTGAGATCTCATCGAGCTGAG ATGGATCCCGCAGAAGAAAGACGACATTCAAAGAAGCAAAAGGATCACTGCGACATGTTAGGGTTTGTCGCGGATTCACAGTACGGGGTTCCAAGAAAGTGTGCTTGCGGCGGGAGAATCATTGACGAGGTTCGAGGGAAGGAAGACTACGACAGTCTTCCTGGAAAGCGTTTCTTCACATGCGTAAACTATGAG GATGATGGGTTGCATTACCGTCATCCTTGGGTGGTTGCTGTCCAGGAAGAGATCAAAACGCTGAGCACGCGTCTGGATGAGGCAGAGGAGGTTATGAAGGGGGTGTGGAAACTCAATAAACGGATTAAGGACCTAGAGGTAAGTGTATCTCCTTGCTGTAGTTATTTGTTACATTGTACTTGTTGA
- the LOC125609988 gene encoding glutathione S-transferase T3-like: protein MDPFTINSPGFTSLLASQSSPAMDCDFAEAVANSPGIVKPVLKRKWSTKEDLVLISGWLNTSKDAIVSNEQKGGSFWKRIELYFNSSPQLTGSVPREWSQCKQRWERVNEQVCKFVGSYEAALKEQSSGQNENDVMKAAHDIFFNDYHAKFAMEHCWRELRYDQKWKSYSKSRDAGKEKRKENEEVMPEEEVRPAGVKAAKASKRKRHGNEAAFDQIESILAARKKISQQKLLDRLLAKNETDRLYGCSVLFC from the coding sequence ATGGATCCATTTACCATAAACTCTCCCGGGTTTACTTCGCTCCTAGCTTCGCAGAGCAGTCCAGCAATGGACTGCGACTTTGCTGAGGCAGTAGCCAACTCTCCCGGGATAGTGAAACCGGTCCTAAAGAGAAAGTGGTCAACAAAAGAAGACCTAGTGCTCATCAGTGGGTGGCTGAACACGAGCAAGGATGCTATTGTCAGTAACGAGCAGAAGGGAGGATCCTTTTGGAAGAGAATTGAGCTCTACTTCAATTCAAGCCCTCAGCTCACTGGCTCAGTTCCTAGAGAGTGGAGTcagtgtaagcagaggtgggaAAGGGTGAACGAGCAGGTGTGCAAGTTTGTGGGGAGTTATGAGGCGGCTTTGAAGGAGCAATCTAGTGGtcaaaatgagaatgatgtcaTGAAGGCTGCCCATGACATCTTCTTTAATGATTACCATGCGAAGTTCGCCATGGAACACTGTTGGAGGGAACTGAGATATGATCAGAAATGGAAGTCATACTCCAAGTCCAGAGATGCCGggaaggagaaaaggaaggAGAATGAAGAGGTGATGCCTGAGGAGGAGGTTAGACCGGCGGGTGTAAAGGCTGCGAAAGCAAGCAAGCGCAAGCGGCACGGGAATGAGGCTGCTTTCGATCAAATAGAGAGCATCCTGGCTGCGAGAAAGAAAATATCCCAGCAGAAACTCCTTGATCGTCTCCTAGCCAAAAATGAGACTGATCGTCTCTACGGATGCAGTGTACTATTTTGTTAG
- the LOC125609987 gene encoding uncharacterized protein LOC125609987 has translation MAYYLTDGIYPNWATFIQSIKLPQGPKAELFAERQESTRKDVERAFGVLQSRFAIVKNPALLWDKEKIGKIMRTCVILHNMIVEDERHRYIQIDTSEFKSGESSRSSKVKSRESVNVPMLTIRNQIRDPHLHERLKADLVENVWEKYGNHDE, from the coding sequence atGGCCTACTATCTTACCGACGGAATTTATCCTAATTgggcaacatttatccaatccatcaAACTCCCTCAAGGTCCAAAAGCAGAGTTATTTGCTGAACGTCAAGAATCcaccagaaaagatgtcgaacgggcttttggagtattgcaatcgAGGTTTGCAATTGTTAAAAACCCAGCTCTACTATGGGACAAGGAGAAGATAGGAAAGATAATGAGAacttgtgtcatattgcacaatatgatagtggAGGACGAGCGACACAGATACATTCAAATTGATACATCTGAGTTCAAGTCTGGAGAGTCTAGTCGAAGTTCGAAGGTGAAAAGTAGAGAAAGTGTCAATGTCCCTATGCTTACCATTCGCAATCAAATTCGAGATCCACATTTACATGAgcgtttgaaagctgatttagttgaaaatgtATGGGAAAAATATGGTAATCATGATGAATAA
- the LOC106348052 gene encoding myb-binding protein 1A codes for MGSKKRSSADSSEDVEKKNHTDSFMKKKKKSKRDKMNADDSDAAAAAAAPHPGVACTGKDMEKRKKRKASDKERKRAALDNDGDLPRPAKPPAAVVSESNSDGPETSSAAAASSSLPELPLSYFRDLASPEGSVREAAATSLVTRLQEIQKQYEMLPDKESVDGGLMLEAEKNDGLDNCAPHLRYALRRLIRGVSSSRECARQGFALGLTLPVSLISSINVESLLKLISDSLSVSSSMKGQDVKECLLGRLFAYGALARSGRLVEAWKSDKDSQIIKEFTNALIGLAAKKRYLQEPAVHVLLDFVEKLPAEAVVTHVMEAPELHKWFEQATEDGNPDALLLALNLREKISVDHPVFGKLLPVPFSSGKFFSADHLSVIGDCLKESTFCQPRVHSLWSVIRDMLLPEAVVQGEDVSSAPSSSKKQKRNRKSNPIEEEATNNSRSFCEIFMEGTLLSSSHDRKHLAFDILLLLLPKLPASFVQHFLSLKFVQCLMDILSTKDSWLHKVATHFLAELIDWVKDDDTKRVAVTMALQKHSEGKFDNITRTKTVKDLAADFETEEGCTLFLQNLMNLFVDEQHVPEEPSSMKWALEPSSLNSDQSQTTDDNSEIGSNEEKDSIGTTVNSDVLKSWVIESLPGILKHAKLSPEAKLRVQKQILKFLAVQGLFVASLGTEVTSFELQEKFKWPKTATPTALCKMCIEQLQLLLSNSQKIENPIPKESGLEQPEDPVSYFMKFLSTLQSIPSVSLFRSLNEADEKAVKELQETESKLSEEERNCGLSADASKYHALRHLVVQLLLQILLHPGDFSEAASELSVCCDKAFSSSSTDGEGEADGEEEPAVMDVLVDTLLSLLPHSSAPMRSSIEQVFKYFCQDVTNDGLLRMLRVIKKDLKPARHQDDQDSEDLDDDEDLLAIEDEEEEEENEEMGETGESDDPTDDSETVTGVARMAVDREAPENSDDSDDSEEEEDDGMDDDAMFRMDTYLAQIFKEKRNQAGGETAQSQLVLFKLRVLSLLEIYLHENPGNPQVMTVYLNLAQALVNPSTAESSQQLLQRIWGIIQKKIFKAKELFKDESIELPALASLLEKNLKLAAKPFKSKKSGVDPSKKMQSAAWNRHKMIANLAQNSTYWVLKIIDLRKFSETELEKIVDVFRSVLVGYFDSSKKSQIKVDFLEEVFRRRPWIAHQLFGFILEKIVNPKVEYRRVEALELISEALRSLAPIGKETQEESKKKMKSHLVKLSHFIKVLVTNMPEKQARRAKVRKFCGRVFRMVSSLKLTKSLLKGLGEDGQTACETALGHLFMNLKNTED; via the exons ATGGGTAGTAAGAAGAGAAGCAGCGCCGATTCATCGGAAGATGTCGAGAAGAAGAACCACACCGATTCcttcatgaagaagaagaagaaatccaaGCGTGATAAGATGAACGCTGACGATTCCGATGccgcggcggcggcggcggcgcctCATCCCGGCGTCGCGTGTACCGGTAAAGAcatggagaagaggaagaagaggaaagctTCTGACAAGGAGAGAAAACGCGCCGCTCTCGATAACGACGGCGACCTTCCCCGGCCGGCAAAGCCCCCTGCGGCGGTGGTTTCCGAATCGAACTCCGACGGCCCTGAAACGTCTTCCGCCGCCGCCGCATCTTCCTCTTTGCCGGAGTTGCCTCTTAGCTATTTCAGAGACTTGGCTTCTCCTGAGGGTTCCGTTAGAGAAGCGGCTGCTACCTCATTGGTGACGAGGCTGCAAGAGATTCAGAAGCAGTACGAGATGTTGCCTGATAAGGAATCCGTCGACGGAGGATTGATGCTCGAAGCTGAGAAGAACGACGGTTTGGATAACTGTGCGCCGCATCTCAGATACGCTCTACGGAGGCTTATTCGTGGTGTCTCTTCTTCAAGAGAG TGTGCAAGACAAGGATTTGCTTTGGGGCTGACGTTACCTGTTAGCTTAATCTCTAGCATTAATGTGGAGTCGCTACTGAAGCTCATTTCTGATTCTTTGTCCGTGTCTTCATCCATGAAGGGACAG GATGTAAAAGAATGCTTATTGGGTAGGTTGTTTGCGTACGGTGCGCTAGCACGATCTGGAAGACTTGTTGAAGCCTGGAAGTCTGATAAAGACTCTCAGATCATCAAAGAGTTTACCAATGCTCTCATTGGTCTTGCTGCGAAGAAACGTTACTTGCAGGAGCCAGCTGTTCATGTTCTTCTAGACTTTGTTGAGAAG CTGCCTGCTGAAGCTGTTGTGACTCATGTTATGGAAGCTCCAGAGCTTCATAAGTGGTTTGAACAAGCCACCGAGGATGGAAACCCTGATGCTTTGCTCCTAGCGCTCAATCTCCGTGAGAAGATTTCAGTTGATCATCCTGTCTTTGGCAAGCTTCTACCAGTTCCTTTCAGTTCCGGGAAGTTTTTTTCTGCTGATCATCTCTCAGTCATTGGTGATTGCTTGAAG GAATCTACTTTCTGTCAGCCTCGTGTTCATAGCTTATGGTCTGTCATTCGCGACATGCTGTTGCCGGAAGCTGTTGTTCAAGGCGAAGATGTCTCATCGGCTCCGAGTTCCTCCAAAAAGCAAAAGAGAAACCGCAAGTCCAACCCCATAGAAGAAGAGGCCACAAATAACAGTCGGAGTTTCTGCGAAATTTTTATGGAAGGAACCCTGCTTTCTTCATCTCATGATCGCAAGCATTTGGCATTCGATAtcctgcttcttcttctcccaaaGCTCCCTGCCAGTTTCGTCCAACACTTCTTATCGTTGAAGTTTGTTCAGTGCCTCATGGATATACTCTCCACAAAGGACTCTTGGCTGCATAAAGTTGCAACTCATTTCCTCGCGGAGTTGATAGATTGGGTGAAAGACGATGATACCAAGAGGGTGGCTGTTACCATGGCTCTTCAGAAACACAGTGAAGGAAAGTTTGACAATATTACGCGTACAAAAACTGTGAAAGATCTAGCTGCTGATTTTGAAACTGAAGAGGGTTGCACGCTTTTCCTCCAGAACTTGATGAACTTGTTTGTGGATGAACAGCATGTTCCTGAGGAACCTTCAAGTATGAAATGGGCGCTAGAACCTTCCTCTCTCAACTCAGATCAGAGTCAAACAACAGACGATAATTCTGAGATAGGTTCAAACGAGGAGAAGGATTCGATTGGAACAACTGTAAACTCAGATGTTCTGAAAAGCTGGGTCATTGAGTCTCTCCCTGGCATTTTAAAACATGCCAAATTGTCCCCAGAGGCCAAACTACGAGTGCAGAAGCAGATCCTGAAATTTCTAGCTGTTCAAGGTCTATTTGTGGCTTCTCTAGGCACTGAAGTCACGTCATTTGAGTTGCAGGAGAAATTTAAGTGGCCGAAGACAGCTACTCCCACTGCTCTTTGCAAAATGTGCATCGAACAGCTTCAGCTACTGCTGTCGAATTCTCAAAAGATTGAGAATCCGATACCTAAGGAGAGTGGCTTGGAGCAGCCCGAGGATCCTGTTTCCTACTTCATGAAATTTCTTAGCACGCTGCAGAGTATTCCCTCGGTTTCTCTCTTTCGTTCCTTGAATGAAGCAGATGAAAAGGCTGTCAAAGAATTACAAGAAACAGAAAGTAAACTCTCAGAGGAG GAAAGGAATTGTGGATTATCTGCTGATGCAAGTAAGTATCATGCATTGAGGCACTTAGTCGTTCAGCTGTTGCTTCAAATACTCCTCCATCCGGGAGACTTCTCGGAAGCTGCAAGTGAACTTTCAGTATGCTGTGACAAAGCTTTCAGTTCCTCCTCTACTGATGGCGAAGGTGAGgctgatggtgaagaagaaccAGCAGTCATGGATGTCCTCGTGGACACATTACTTTCTCTCTTGCCACATTCTTCAGCTCCAATGCGATCTTCCATTGAGCAG GTTTTCAAGTACTTCTGTCAAGATGTTACCAATGATGGACTGTTGAGAATGCTACGTGTGATCAAGAAAGATCTAAAACCGGCTAGACATCAGGACGACCAAGACTCTGAGGATCTTGACGATGATGAAGATCTTCTGGCtattgaagatgaagaagaagaagaagaaaacgaggaaatgggtgagactggtgaGAGCGATGATCCAACTGACGATTCTGAAACAGTTACTGGCGTTGCCCGTATGGCAGTTGACAGAGAAGCTCCTGAAAATTCGGATGACTCTGATgactctgaagaagaagaagatgatgggaTGGATGACGATGCAATGTTCCGTATGGACACTTATTTGGCACAGATATTCAAGGAGAAGAGGAATCAAGCTGGCGGCGAAACTGCTCAGTCCCAGCTTGTGCTGTTTAAACTCCGTGTCCTATCCCTTCTCGAAATCTACCTTCATGAAAATCCAG GTAATCCTCAAGTTATGACAGTGTACTTAAACCTAGCTCAGGCACTAGTGAACCCAAGCACTGCAGAAAGTAGTCAGCAGCTTTTACAGCGTATATGGGGTATCATCCAGAAGAAGATCTTCAAGGCTAAAGAGTTATTCAAGGATGAATCTATTGAACTACCTGCACTTGCTTCTTTATTGGAGAAGAATCTTAAACTGGCGGCAAAGCCATTCAAGAGTAAGAAGTCAGGTGTTGATCCTTCCAAGAAGATGCAGTCTGCTGCGTGGAACCGACACAAGATGATCGCTAACCTTGCCCAGAACTCAACCTACTGGGTTCTGAAGATAATCGACTTGAGAAAGTTCTCAGAGACCGAACTGGAGAAGATCGTGGATGTGTTTAGGAGTGTCCTTGTCGGGTACTTTGATAGCAGCAAGAAGTCTCAGATAAAGGTAGACTTTCTTGAGGAAGTGTTTAGAAGGAGACCGTGGATTGCACACCAGCTGTTTGGATTTATTCTGGAGAAAATTGTTAATCCGAAGGTTGAGTATCGTAGAGTGGAAGCTCTTGAATTGATCTCTGAAGCTTTAAGGTCGTTGGCTCCTATAGGCAAAGAGACGCAAGAAGAgtcgaagaagaaaatgaagagcCATCTGGTGAAACTGAGTCATTTTATTAAAGTGCTTGTTACAAATATGCCGGAGAAGCAAGCAAGGCGGGCTAAGGTGCGCAAGTTCTGTGGCAGGGTCTTTAGAATGGTCTCTTCGTTGAAACTCACCAAGTCTCTCCTCAAGGGTTTGGGAGAAGATGGCCAAACAGCTTGTGAAACTGCACTTGGTCATCTGTTTATGAATCTCAAGAACACTGAGGATTAA